Proteins from one Paraburkholderia acidisoli genomic window:
- a CDS encoding amino acid synthesis family protein: MALIEIRKRSLVIETTYHEGGPVAATPLKLAAAAAVIRNPYAGKYEPDLMPFMAELRSLGHELATELVQTLGGKDNVEVYSKAAIVGIEGEMEHGAVWHEAGGWAMREVLGQPKAMVPANKAVATVGYRIMVPVHYVHASYVRSHFNSIEVGIQDAPRPREILFALVMGTGGRVHSRLGGLKKEDVKVHDGQR, from the coding sequence ATGGCATTGATCGAAATCCGCAAGCGCAGTCTGGTGATCGAAACCACGTATCACGAAGGCGGTCCCGTTGCCGCCACGCCGCTCAAGCTGGCCGCCGCCGCCGCCGTGATCCGCAACCCTTACGCGGGCAAGTACGAGCCGGACCTGATGCCGTTCATGGCAGAACTGCGCTCGCTCGGCCACGAGCTGGCCACCGAACTCGTGCAGACGCTCGGCGGAAAAGATAACGTCGAGGTCTACAGCAAGGCCGCGATCGTCGGTATCGAAGGCGAAATGGAACACGGCGCGGTGTGGCACGAAGCCGGCGGCTGGGCCATGCGCGAAGTGCTCGGCCAGCCCAAGGCGATGGTGCCCGCCAACAAGGCCGTGGCGACGGTGGGCTACCGCATCATGGTGCCCGTGCACTACGTGCATGCTTCCTATGTGCGCAGCCATTTCAACAGCATCGAAGTGGGCATCCAGGATGCGCCGCGTCCGCGTGAAATTCTCTTCGCGCTGGTGATGGGCACGGGCGGCCGCGTGCATTCGCGCCTGGGCGGACTCAAGAAAGAGGACGTCAAGGTCCACGACGGTCAACGGTAA
- a CDS encoding MFS transporter: MSQFESPAVPLDDSQTHASFASASMPVRSVVAGTIGNAFEWFDWSVYTTFAVFFGHRFFPSGNATSALLSTFAVFAVGFAMRPLGGWAIGTLSDRYGRRTALTISIVMMAGSSLAIACLPTYETIGMAAPSLLVLFRLIQGLAVGGEYAAATTFVGETAPAKRRGYYGSWVFFTTALGLLLASALAWLLTHLLSREAMSDYGWRIPFVIGGIGAFVGFWIRRTVSETPAYLAMEKRRESAPKRSLAWLLREHRGATRRLIGFSVLGAFAFYLFTGYLPVYAIQHAGATPGDAYAATTIGLLIYMLSQPLFGMLSDRIGRRPQLLVYALGYALFVYPVVLATGASILSILLVDLFGLLLYGMYSAIAPAVMVEMFSTEVRGVGIGTVYNTVVALLGGTTPYLMAWLQSHQHENWFLLYVSAGAVVSLVTYWRMPETKGRALT; encoded by the coding sequence ATGAGCCAGTTCGAATCGCCGGCGGTGCCGCTGGACGACTCTCAAACGCATGCCTCGTTCGCGAGCGCGTCCATGCCCGTGCGCTCCGTGGTGGCGGGCACGATCGGCAACGCCTTCGAGTGGTTTGACTGGTCGGTGTACACCACCTTCGCGGTGTTCTTCGGTCACCGGTTCTTTCCCTCCGGCAACGCGACATCGGCACTGCTCTCGACCTTCGCGGTGTTCGCCGTGGGCTTCGCCATGCGGCCGCTCGGCGGCTGGGCGATCGGCACGCTCTCCGACCGCTACGGCCGCCGTACCGCGTTGACCATCTCGATCGTGATGATGGCGGGCTCGTCGCTCGCCATCGCCTGCTTGCCGACCTACGAAACCATCGGCATGGCGGCGCCTTCGCTGCTTGTGCTGTTCCGGCTGATCCAGGGCCTCGCCGTGGGCGGCGAATACGCGGCGGCCACCACCTTCGTCGGCGAAACCGCGCCTGCCAAACGGCGCGGCTATTACGGCAGCTGGGTGTTCTTCACCACGGCGCTCGGCTTGCTGCTGGCCTCCGCGCTCGCGTGGCTGCTCACGCATCTGCTCTCGCGCGAAGCCATGTCGGATTACGGCTGGCGCATTCCGTTCGTGATTGGTGGCATCGGCGCGTTCGTGGGCTTCTGGATTCGTCGCACCGTGTCGGAAACGCCCGCCTATCTCGCGATGGAAAAGCGCCGCGAGTCCGCGCCCAAGCGTTCGCTCGCGTGGCTGTTGCGCGAGCATCGCGGCGCGACGCGGCGCCTGATCGGCTTCAGCGTGCTCGGCGCATTCGCGTTCTATCTGTTCACCGGCTATCTGCCCGTCTACGCGATCCAGCACGCGGGCGCGACACCCGGCGACGCCTATGCCGCCACCACCATCGGCCTCTTGATCTACATGCTTTCGCAGCCGCTGTTCGGCATGCTGTCCGACCGTATCGGCCGCCGCCCGCAGCTGCTCGTCTATGCGCTCGGCTACGCGCTGTTCGTGTATCCCGTGGTGCTCGCCACGGGCGCGTCCATTCTCTCGATTCTGCTCGTCGACCTGTTCGGGCTGCTGCTGTACGGCATGTATTCGGCGATCGCGCCCGCGGTCATGGTCGAGATGTTCAGCACCGAAGTGCGCGGCGTGGGCATCGGCACCGTCTACAACACCGTGGTCGCGCTGCTCGGCGGCACGACGCCGTATCTGATGGCATGGCTGCAATCGCATCAGCACGAGAACTGGTTCCTGCTCTACGTGAGCGCGGGCGCCGTGGTGAGTCTCGTGACCTACTGGCGGATGCCGGAAACGAAGGGCCGCGCGCTTACGTAA
- a CDS encoding CaiB/BaiF CoA transferase family protein, with translation MAGSLSHLRVLDLSRVLAGPWAAQTLGDLGAEIIKVEKPGSGDDTRTWAPPFVKDANGADTRESAYFMCTNRNKKSVAIDFTQAEGQALVRELAAQSDVLIENFKVGGLKQYGLDFAALHALNPRLVYCSVTGFGQTGPYAPRAGYDFLIQGMGGLMSITGRRDDEAGAGPLKVGVALTDVMTGLYASTAILAALAHRDRTGVGQHIDMSLLDVQIACLANQSMNYLNTGEAPRRLGNAHPNVVPYQDFPTADGDMILAVGNDGQFARLCAALGQPELASDARYATNAARVANRETLIPRLRQLTVHRSTDAWVALLEAANVPCGPINDLARVFRNPQVVARGVRVEMTHPQVGSIPLVASPMRLSASPVEYREPPPLLGEHTAAVLRDLLHLDDAALERLVSARVIAAAPVDSGADSGTNAKAHAAAPSTAS, from the coding sequence ATGGCAGGATCGCTTTCGCATCTGCGCGTGCTGGATCTGTCGCGGGTGCTCGCGGGACCGTGGGCCGCGCAGACGCTCGGCGATCTGGGCGCCGAGATCATCAAGGTCGAAAAGCCCGGCAGCGGCGACGACACGCGCACGTGGGCGCCGCCCTTCGTGAAGGACGCCAACGGCGCCGACACGCGCGAATCCGCGTATTTCATGTGCACCAACCGCAACAAGAAGTCGGTGGCGATCGACTTCACGCAGGCCGAAGGCCAGGCGCTGGTGCGCGAACTGGCCGCGCAATCCGACGTGCTGATCGAGAACTTCAAGGTGGGCGGCCTCAAGCAATACGGCCTCGACTTCGCCGCGCTGCACGCGCTGAACCCGCGCCTCGTCTACTGCTCGGTCACGGGCTTCGGGCAGACCGGCCCGTATGCGCCGCGCGCGGGCTACGACTTCCTGATCCAGGGCATGGGCGGCTTGATGAGCATCACCGGCCGCCGCGACGACGAGGCGGGCGCGGGACCGCTCAAGGTGGGCGTCGCGCTCACCGACGTGATGACGGGCCTCTACGCCTCCACCGCGATCCTCGCCGCGCTCGCGCATCGCGACCGCACGGGCGTTGGCCAGCATATCGACATGAGCCTGCTGGACGTGCAGATCGCGTGTCTCGCCAATCAGTCGATGAACTATCTGAACACGGGCGAAGCGCCGCGCCGGCTCGGCAACGCGCACCCGAACGTGGTGCCCTACCAGGACTTTCCCACCGCCGACGGCGACATGATTCTCGCGGTTGGCAACGACGGCCAGTTCGCGCGCCTGTGCGCGGCGCTCGGCCAGCCGGAGCTCGCTAGCGACGCGCGTTACGCGACCAACGCGGCGCGCGTGGCAAATCGCGAGACGCTGATCCCGCGCTTGCGTCAGCTCACCGTGCACCGCAGCACCGACGCGTGGGTCGCGTTGCTCGAAGCGGCCAACGTGCCGTGCGGCCCGATCAACGATCTCGCGCGCGTGTTCCGCAACCCGCAGGTGGTCGCGCGCGGCGTGCGCGTGGAGATGACGCATCCGCAGGTGGGCAGCATTCCGCTCGTGGCGAGCCCGATGCGCTTGTCGGCTTCGCCGGTCGAATATCGCGAGCCGCCGCCGCTGCTCGGCGAGCACACCGCCGCGGTGCTGCGCGACCTGCTGCATCTCGACGATGCGGCGCTCGAGCGCCTCGTTTCGGCGCGCGTGATCGCCGCTGCACCTGTCGATTCGGGCGCCGATTCGGGCACGAATGCGAAAGCGCACGCCGCCGCCCCTTCCACCGCTTCATGA
- a CDS encoding acyl-CoA dehydrogenase family protein — protein sequence MIDSLDYVSLPPDAAALRQDVRAFLADALRDVPPSTRARSWIGFDANFSRALGTRGWLGLTLPRDYGGAALGPFARFVIVEELLNAGAPVGAHWIADRQSGPLILGYGTEAQKAFYLPRICRGEAFFCIGMSEPNSGSDLASVRTRAHRSDDGSWRLAGHKIWTTQADEAHYMIALVRTSGSAEDRHKGLSQFVIDLKQPGINVRPIQDLTGDSHFCEVFFDDVALPPDALIGKEGDGWHQVTAELAFERSGPERIYSSVVLMDEWADHVRRRARRLPASAPDRGERVAAGRMIATLATLRAMSLAVVAKLAAGESPATVAALTKDLGTGFEQQVPLWIADQLAMQPVDEPDHTTPDELLRTLAFVTHIAPSYSLRGGTREILRGMIARGLGLR from the coding sequence ATGATCGACTCCCTCGACTACGTGAGCCTCCCGCCCGACGCGGCGGCCTTGCGCCAGGACGTGCGCGCATTCCTCGCCGATGCGCTGCGCGACGTGCCGCCCAGCACGCGCGCGCGCTCCTGGATTGGCTTCGACGCGAACTTCAGCCGCGCGCTCGGCACACGCGGCTGGCTTGGCCTCACGCTGCCGCGCGATTACGGCGGCGCGGCGCTCGGCCCGTTCGCGCGTTTCGTGATCGTCGAGGAACTGCTCAACGCGGGCGCGCCCGTGGGCGCGCACTGGATCGCCGACCGCCAAAGCGGCCCGCTGATACTCGGCTACGGCACCGAGGCGCAAAAAGCGTTTTACCTGCCGCGCATTTGCCGTGGCGAAGCGTTCTTCTGCATCGGCATGAGCGAGCCCAATTCGGGCTCCGATCTCGCGAGCGTGCGCACGCGCGCGCATCGCAGCGACGACGGCAGCTGGCGCCTCGCCGGTCACAAGATCTGGACGACGCAAGCCGACGAGGCGCACTACATGATCGCGCTCGTGCGCACCTCGGGCAGCGCGGAAGATCGCCACAAGGGGCTGTCGCAATTCGTGATCGACCTGAAGCAGCCCGGCATCAACGTGCGCCCGATCCAGGACCTCACCGGCGACAGCCACTTCTGCGAAGTGTTTTTCGACGATGTCGCGCTGCCGCCCGACGCGCTGATCGGCAAGGAAGGCGACGGCTGGCACCAGGTCACGGCCGAACTCGCCTTCGAGCGCAGCGGGCCCGAGCGCATCTATTCGAGCGTCGTGCTGATGGACGAATGGGCCGATCACGTGCGACGCCGCGCCCGACGTTTGCCCGCGTCGGCACCGGATCGCGGCGAGCGTGTCGCCGCCGGCCGCATGATCGCGACGCTCGCCACGTTGCGCGCGATGTCGCTGGCCGTGGTCGCGAAGCTTGCGGCGGGCGAGTCGCCGGCCACCGTGGCCGCGCTCACCAAGGATCTCGGCACCGGGTTCGAACAGCAGGTGCCGCTGTGGATTGCCGACCAGCTGGCGATGCAACCCGTGGACGAACCGGACCACACGACGCCCGACGAACTGCTGCGCACGCTCGCCTTCGTCACGCATATCGCGCCGTCGTACTCGCTGCGCGGCGGCACGCGCGAGATTCTGCGCGGCATGATCGCGCGCGGGCTGGGGCTGCGCTGA
- a CDS encoding acyl-CoA dehydrogenase family protein: protein MDTLFSDAFERLLADVCEPAAVRRIEAGGDYTAMWRALDEGGFPNLLAPETHAGAALALIDAAPLVALCGRYALPLPLAYTMLARAWLAQTDTPVPPGSITIASHALAQDERGWRVPQVPFGMTSDWVLVSHEGVGSLWPIEAQNRAPDGIHASLDATLAWTHVPKEPLALPSPGADDMRDGGAALTAMMMTGALERILDLSIAYANDRTQFGRPIGKFQAIQQQISVLAEWTFAARMAAKLACPRDGFMPTRHGTAIAKSYASEVAAPAAAAAHAVHGAIGITAEHNLQLYTRRLHAWRRAFGSESAWHERLGQAWLDGDDSALDFIRAGHDPDVVSA from the coding sequence ATGGACACGCTATTCAGCGATGCATTCGAACGCCTGCTCGCGGACGTGTGCGAGCCCGCCGCCGTCAGACGGATCGAAGCGGGCGGCGACTACACGGCGATGTGGCGCGCGCTCGACGAAGGCGGCTTCCCGAACCTGCTCGCGCCCGAAACGCACGCAGGCGCGGCACTCGCGCTGATCGACGCCGCGCCGCTCGTGGCGCTGTGCGGCCGCTACGCGCTGCCCTTGCCACTCGCCTATACGATGCTCGCGCGCGCGTGGCTCGCGCAAACGGACACCCCCGTGCCGCCCGGTTCGATCACGATCGCGAGTCACGCGCTCGCGCAAGACGAACGGGGCTGGCGCGTGCCGCAAGTGCCGTTCGGCATGACGAGCGACTGGGTGCTCGTTTCGCACGAGGGCGTGGGTTCGCTTTGGCCGATCGAAGCACAAAACCGCGCGCCGGACGGCATTCACGCGAGTCTCGATGCCACGCTCGCGTGGACCCACGTACCGAAGGAGCCGCTCGCCCTGCCCTCGCCTGGCGCCGACGACATGCGCGACGGCGGCGCGGCGCTCACGGCGATGATGATGACGGGCGCGCTCGAACGCATTCTCGACCTGAGCATCGCTTACGCGAACGACCGCACGCAGTTCGGCCGCCCGATCGGCAAATTCCAGGCGATCCAGCAGCAGATCAGCGTGCTCGCCGAATGGACCTTTGCCGCGCGCATGGCCGCGAAACTCGCGTGCCCGCGCGACGGCTTCATGCCCACGCGCCACGGCACGGCCATCGCCAAAAGCTACGCGAGCGAAGTGGCCGCGCCCGCCGCTGCCGCCGCGCATGCGGTGCACGGCGCGATCGGCATCACGGCCGAGCACAATCTGCAGCTCTACACGCGCCGCCTGCATGCGTGGCGGCGCGCGTTCGGCAGCGAGTCGGCGTGGCACGAACGGCTCGGGCAAGCGTGGCTCGACGGCGACGATTCCGCGCTCGATTTCATTCGCGCCGGTCACGACCCGGACGTCGTATCGGCCTAG
- a CDS encoding crotonase/enoyl-CoA hydratase family protein, with translation MTFLEVTRDGPLVTLAMNAPEVRNALTGNTAVAEFVEQCAAIDRDLSVKCVIVTGYDGMFSSGGNMKDMRRYFDDTLTQAQIAAEYRNGIQRLTKALYGLDVPVIAAVGGAAIGAGCDLACMCDVRIAAENAAFAESFVKVGIVPGDGGAWLLTRTIGRSKAAEMAFTGEMLSAAEALRIGLVSRVVPAAQLMDAARELAAKITAQPGGVLRMTKRLLRESQMNSLDSVLETSAVMQALAHKSWEHREAVTAFIDKRKPDFSQPKA, from the coding sequence ATGACCTTTCTCGAAGTCACCCGCGACGGCCCGCTCGTCACGCTCGCGATGAACGCACCCGAGGTCCGCAACGCCCTCACCGGCAACACGGCCGTGGCCGAATTCGTCGAGCAATGCGCGGCGATCGATCGCGACCTGAGCGTCAAATGCGTGATCGTCACGGGTTACGACGGCATGTTCAGCTCGGGCGGCAACATGAAGGACATGCGCCGCTATTTCGACGACACGCTCACGCAGGCGCAGATCGCCGCCGAGTACCGCAACGGCATCCAGCGGCTCACCAAGGCGCTTTATGGCCTCGACGTGCCCGTCATCGCGGCGGTCGGCGGCGCGGCCATCGGCGCGGGCTGCGACCTCGCCTGCATGTGCGACGTGCGTATTGCCGCGGAAAACGCCGCGTTCGCCGAGAGTTTCGTGAAGGTCGGTATCGTGCCCGGCGACGGCGGCGCGTGGCTGCTCACGCGCACCATCGGCCGCTCGAAAGCCGCCGAAATGGCCTTCACGGGCGAAATGCTGTCCGCCGCTGAGGCGCTGCGTATCGGCCTTGTCTCGCGCGTGGTGCCCGCCGCGCAACTGATGGACGCGGCGCGTGAACTGGCCGCGAAAATCACGGCGCAGCCGGGCGGCGTGCTGCGCATGACCAAGCGCCTGCTGCGCGAGAGTCAGATGAACAGCCTGGATTCGGTGCTGGAAACGTCGGCGGTGATGCAGGCGCTCGCGCACAAGTCGTGGGAGCATCGCGAGGCCGTGACCGCGTTCATCGACAAGCGCAAGCCGGATTTTTCGCAGCCGAAGGCATAG
- a CDS encoding GMC family oxidoreductase, translating into MEAFDYVIVGAGSAGCAITARLVQAGKRVALIESGPPDNHPFIHIPATFFKVHGTHRMWMYQTQPQPNANGRTMYIPQGRTLGGGSSVNAMIYIRGQHEDFDDWQALGAHGWAWRDVLPFFVKSEGNARLAGPLHGTAGPLKVNDARHVHPFTRAFVEASQQAGVPFTDDFNGARQEGAGLFQTTTFDGRRGSSAATYLKLVKHDARLRLVTGADVLKITSEERRATGVLVRHASGETERIACGGEVIVCAGGAASPKLLMLSGVGPAAHLREFDIPVVHDLPGVGENFQDHLTAPIYGRARHAHSVLGHDKGWRALMHGLRYAFTRSGLLSSNVIESGAFIDTAGTGRPDIQIHTTPTLVGDVDRKPLDGHGITIGPCVVRPKSRGTVRLASNDPLAPALLDPRFYSDPYDMATMIRGVKISRKILRAPALRAVIAEELLPGADEHLSDARIEDHIRAISKTVFHPAGSCRMGRDALAVVDPQLRVRGMSHLRVADASVMPALVSGNTNATAIMIGERCADFILNPRDDVRAGAGVENVSGAALRV; encoded by the coding sequence ATGGAAGCTTTCGACTATGTCATCGTGGGCGCCGGCTCGGCCGGCTGCGCGATCACCGCGCGGCTGGTGCAGGCGGGCAAGCGCGTCGCGCTGATCGAGTCGGGTCCGCCCGACAATCATCCGTTCATCCACATTCCCGCGACCTTCTTCAAGGTGCACGGCACGCATCGCATGTGGATGTACCAGACGCAGCCGCAGCCCAACGCGAACGGCCGCACGATGTATATCCCGCAAGGGCGCACGCTCGGCGGCGGCAGCTCCGTGAACGCGATGATCTATATTCGCGGCCAGCACGAAGATTTCGACGACTGGCAGGCGCTCGGCGCGCACGGCTGGGCGTGGCGCGACGTATTGCCGTTCTTCGTGAAGAGCGAAGGCAACGCGCGGCTCGCGGGGCCGCTGCACGGCACGGCGGGACCGCTGAAGGTCAACGACGCGCGTCACGTGCATCCGTTCACGCGCGCGTTCGTCGAGGCGTCGCAGCAGGCGGGCGTGCCGTTCACCGACGACTTCAACGGCGCCCGGCAGGAAGGCGCGGGCCTGTTCCAGACCACCACCTTCGACGGGCGGCGCGGCAGCAGCGCGGCCACCTACCTCAAGCTCGTGAAGCACGATGCGCGCTTGCGTCTCGTCACCGGCGCCGACGTGCTCAAGATCACGAGCGAAGAGCGTCGCGCGACGGGCGTGCTGGTGCGTCACGCGAGCGGCGAAACGGAACGCATTGCGTGCGGCGGCGAAGTGATCGTGTGCGCGGGCGGCGCGGCGAGCCCGAAGCTGCTGATGCTCTCGGGCGTGGGTCCGGCGGCGCACCTGCGTGAGTTCGACATTCCCGTGGTGCACGATCTGCCGGGCGTGGGGGAGAACTTCCAGGATCACCTGACCGCGCCCATTTACGGCCGCGCGCGTCACGCGCACAGCGTGCTCGGGCACGACAAGGGTTGGCGCGCATTGATGCACGGCCTGCGTTACGCGTTCACGCGCTCGGGACTGTTGAGTTCGAACGTGATCGAAAGCGGCGCGTTCATCGACACGGCGGGCACAGGCCGTCCCGACATTCAGATCCACACCACGCCCACGCTGGTTGGCGACGTGGACCGCAAACCGCTGGACGGTCACGGCATCACGATCGGCCCGTGCGTGGTGCGGCCGAAGTCGCGCGGCACGGTGCGGCTCGCGTCGAACGATCCGCTCGCGCCCGCGTTGCTCGATCCGCGTTTCTATAGCGACCCATACGACATGGCCACGATGATTCGCGGCGTGAAGATCAGCCGCAAGATCCTGCGCGCGCCCGCGCTGCGCGCCGTGATCGCGGAAGAATTGCTGCCGGGCGCGGACGAACATCTCAGCGACGCGCGTATCGAAGATCACATTCGCGCGATCTCGAAGACGGTGTTTCATCCGGCCGGCAGTTGCCGCATGGGACGCGACGCCCTGGCCGTGGTCGATCCGCAGTTGCGCGTGCGCGGCATGAGTCATTTGCGCGTGGCCGATGCGTCGGTCATGCCGGCGCTCGTGAGCGGCAACACCAACGCCACGGCGATCATGATCGGCGAACGCTGTGCCGATTTCATCCTGAATCCGCGTGACGATGTGCGCGCGGGGGCGGGCGTTGAGAACGTGAGCGGCGCGGCGCTGCGCGTCTAG
- a CDS encoding MFS transporter, whose product MDLEQQVMKRVMYRLMPVLIVCYLISYIDRSNLAVAAIAMNRELGLSPADYGFAAGIFFLGYVICEIPSNIFLAKLGARLWISRIMLTWGLLSGAMAFAVGPKSLFVLRILLGIAEAGLFPGLIFYISFWFPSTYRARAFGWFLVVIPLSIVIGAPLSASILYMDGMAGLSGWQWVFVLEAAPAVLFSFFCFFFLTDTPAKANWLSEPERKWLMNRIARDVEHVEAHGQSHGRGEIMAAFAHPRVWLLSLINVALIACSYGCVFFMPLIVSDFGFTKMQTGLITALPFLAAAIATIAWGRKSDRAGERKLHLILPLLVAVVGFVIAAEVDTVTVKMIGLGLAACGTFASLSPFWSLPPTFLKGTGAAAGIAMINTIGSLAGFGAPYLMGYVKQHTGSYGLGLLIIGASALIAAALALRIRSDEAPLRRTA is encoded by the coding sequence ATGGACCTCGAACAGCAGGTCATGAAACGGGTGATGTATCGGCTGATGCCCGTTCTGATCGTGTGTTACCTGATTTCGTATATCGACCGCAGCAATCTCGCGGTGGCCGCCATTGCCATGAATCGCGAACTCGGCCTTTCGCCCGCGGATTATGGCTTCGCCGCGGGCATTTTCTTTCTCGGCTACGTGATCTGCGAGATTCCATCGAACATCTTTCTCGCCAAACTCGGCGCGCGTTTGTGGATCTCGCGCATCATGCTCACGTGGGGACTGCTCTCGGGCGCAATGGCGTTCGCGGTCGGGCCGAAGTCGCTGTTCGTGCTGCGCATTCTGCTCGGCATTGCCGAAGCGGGGCTGTTTCCGGGGCTGATTTTCTATATCTCGTTCTGGTTTCCGTCCACGTATCGTGCGCGCGCGTTCGGCTGGTTTCTCGTCGTGATTCCGCTGTCGATCGTGATTGGCGCACCGCTTTCCGCGTCGATCCTCTACATGGACGGCATGGCGGGTCTGTCGGGCTGGCAGTGGGTGTTCGTTCTCGAAGCCGCGCCCGCCGTGCTGTTCTCGTTCTTCTGTTTCTTCTTTCTCACCGACACGCCCGCGAAGGCGAACTGGCTGAGCGAGCCGGAGCGCAAGTGGCTGATGAACCGCATCGCGCGCGACGTGGAGCATGTGGAGGCGCACGGGCAGTCGCACGGGCGGGGCGAGATCATGGCCGCGTTCGCGCATCCGCGCGTGTGGCTGCTGAGCCTCATCAACGTCGCGCTGATCGCATGCAGCTACGGCTGCGTGTTTTTCATGCCGCTGATCGTGTCCGACTTCGGCTTCACGAAGATGCAGACCGGCCTCATCACGGCGCTGCCGTTTCTCGCGGCCGCCATCGCGACGATCGCATGGGGCCGCAAATCGGACCGCGCGGGCGAGCGCAAGCTGCATCTGATCCTGCCGCTGCTCGTGGCCGTGGTCGGCTTCGTGATCGCCGCCGAAGTGGACACGGTCACGGTCAAGATGATCGGGCTCGGTCTCGCGGCGTGCGGCACGTTCGCCTCGCTCTCGCCGTTCTGGTCGCTGCCGCCCACGTTCCTCAAGGGCACGGGCGCGGCGGCGGGCATTGCGATGATCAACACCATCGGCAGTCTCGCGGGCTTCGGCGCGCCGTATCTGATGGGCTACGTGAAGCAGCATACCGGCAGCTATGGGTTAGGGCTGCTGATTATCGGCGCGAGCGCGTTGATCGCCGCCGCGCTGGCGCTGCGCATCCGGTCCGACGAAGCGCCGCTGCGCCGGACTGCCTGA
- a CDS encoding NAD-dependent succinate-semialdehyde dehydrogenase, which translates to MYEDVQLYIDGEWKAGAAARTLDVINPATEAVIGKVAQAETADLDAAVAAAQAGFETWKRMNAYERANLMRRAANLLRERADAIARTMTLEQGKPLAEAKGEAMSAADLIDWFADEGRRAYGRMIPSRIPGSYQLVIKEPVGPVAAFSPWNFPINQVVRKLSAALAAGCSIIVKAPEETPAAPAALIRAFADAGVPRGVINLVYGVPADISGYLVPHPAIRKISFTGSTPVGKHLAQLAGAHMKKATMELGGHGPVLVCDDADLDTAAAQLGAFKLRNAGQVCTSPTRFLVQRAVFAPFVEKLVAAMSKVRVGDGLSEGVTMGPLANARRLRAMQSLVDDALSNGGTLRLGGKRIGERGYFFEPTVLTDVPQRARIMSEEPFGPVAVVNAFDTLDEMIDEANRLPYGLCAFAYTRSAKQAHRIAAEVETGMLTINQIAIAFPEVPFGGVKDSGYGSEGGAEAIDPYLNLKYVSQLDI; encoded by the coding sequence ATGTACGAAGACGTCCAGTTGTATATCGACGGCGAATGGAAGGCGGGCGCCGCGGCGCGCACCCTCGACGTGATCAATCCCGCGACCGAAGCCGTGATCGGCAAGGTCGCGCAGGCGGAGACCGCCGACCTCGACGCGGCCGTGGCCGCCGCGCAAGCGGGCTTCGAGACGTGGAAGCGCATGAATGCCTACGAGCGCGCGAACCTCATGCGGCGCGCCGCGAACCTGCTGCGCGAACGCGCCGACGCGATCGCGCGCACGATGACGCTCGAACAGGGCAAGCCGCTCGCCGAGGCGAAGGGCGAAGCGATGTCGGCGGCCGACCTGATCGACTGGTTCGCCGACGAAGGCCGCCGCGCTTACGGGCGCATGATTCCCTCGCGCATTCCCGGCTCGTATCAACTCGTCATCAAGGAACCGGTCGGTCCCGTGGCGGCGTTTTCGCCGTGGAATTTCCCGATCAACCAGGTCGTGCGCAAGCTCTCGGCGGCGCTCGCGGCGGGCTGCTCGATCATCGTGAAGGCGCCCGAGGAAACACCGGCCGCGCCCGCCGCGCTGATCCGCGCATTCGCCGACGCGGGCGTGCCGCGCGGCGTGATCAATCTCGTCTATGGCGTGCCCGCCGACATCTCCGGCTACCTCGTGCCGCATCCCGCCATCCGCAAGATTTCGTTCACGGGCTCGACGCCGGTGGGCAAGCATCTCGCGCAACTCGCGGGCGCGCACATGAAGAAAGCGACGATGGAACTCGGCGGCCACGGCCCGGTGCTCGTGTGCGACGACGCCGATCTCGACACGGCCGCCGCGCAACTCGGCGCATTCAAGCTGCGCAACGCGGGCCAGGTGTGTACCTCGCCCACGCGTTTTCTCGTGCAGCGCGCGGTGTTCGCGCCGTTCGTGGAAAAGCTCGTGGCGGCCATGTCGAAGGTGCGCGTGGGCGACGGTCTGAGCGAAGGCGTGACGATGGGGCCGCTCGCGAACGCGCGCCGCCTGCGCGCGATGCAAAGCCTCGTGGACGACGCGCTCTCGAACGGCGGCACGCTGCGGCTGGGCGGCAAGCGCATTGGCGAACGCGGTTATTTCTTCGAGCCGACCGTGCTGACGGACGTGCCGCAGCGCGCCCGCATCATGTCGGAGGAACCGTTCGGGCCCGTGGCCGTGGTCAATGCGTTCGACACGCTCGACGAGATGATCGACGAAGCCAACCGCCTGCCGTACGGTCTGTGCGCGTTCGCGTACACGCGCTCGGCGAAGCAGGCGCATCGCATTGCGGCCGAAGTCGAAACGGGCATGCTCACGATCAACCAGATCGCCATTGCGTTCCCCGAAGTGCCGTTCGGCGGCGTGAAGGACAGCGGCTACGGCAGCGAAGGCGGCGCCGAGGCCATCGACCCGTATCTGAACCTCAAATACGTGTCGCAACTCGACATCTGA